The Hippoglossus stenolepis isolate QCI-W04-F060 chromosome 12, HSTE1.2, whole genome shotgun sequence genome segment CTTGGATGACAGTATCCTCTGAAACTGACAGCCATCTTGTTTTGCATGCTAAATCTGACACCTGACAATAAAAGAAGACACTCTTCTTCCTTATTCTAAGGATCTTACCCGTTTccaaaatgcagcagcagtagtCTTTCACTTGACCTTCTCTGCATGGtacagagagtcacagggaacATCATAAAAGTTATGTCACAGCCAGAGCTGTCAGTTAGCTTTGATAAGTGAATTGAACTTAATTGTTAAAATCACTGGGTTTCCCCTTTAATAAAATTtgcataatataaaaaaaatcgcCAAACAGATGCTGACAATGTCACTTATAACGTggtcaaataataaataataactattaaaaatgttaatgtaaaatgtcaacattaaaGATTAGTGTTCATGCTATGTGATGGTAACTATAATTATAGCACTGAACAGGGCCAGTAGAAACAGGTTGGTTCAACAGCCCCCTTCCCCCTGGGATATAAACCTGTTTGTGCTCTGTGTATACATGATACTCTGTCCAAGGTCTGATGCAGCCACTGAATCTTAGTCTTACTGATTCAGACTGCTCTTCTGGCAGGTGCGTGTGTTCTTGTGTATGTATAtcactgtgtctgttttttcccTTACATGTTGCTGTCATCATGGCATTGTACGATGCAATAAAGGAAGGAAATTACAAAGCAATATAAAAGGGAAAAGCAAATATGACTAATAGACTATCGACCTGTAAACACAGTAaatggcggtaatgcaccttgacattggtGCCCtccgccaataaaccgaacaaagaagaagaagaattttgCACTAAGACTGATTTAACGCCTACCCTTACATGACAGCAAACTATTATCTACAACCAGCCCTTATGGCCATGGCTTCACCAGGAAtggacacataaacacacacgcacacatccagCTGCAAACACGTGAGGACAAGTTTTCCAAAGTCCTCACTGCTAAAATATTGAAGTGAAACCTCTGTATCtgcattaaacacattttttgtcaCCCATTCACACTTCCTAAAAGTAATCACTAAATTAtttgcaaatacacacagaaatgactcccaccaccaccaccaccactccttTGAGTTGAGGAGGAGTTTATGATGCCTAAATGGCAAACAGGTTGAAAAAGTTGAGCAGTCAGTAATGATCTAACAGGAGTTGACCAAACCTTTAGGAAGACAACATACAATTACTATAATTAAAGGATTATGCTCACATTGTTTGCCAGAATGAGGTACAGTGATATTTAAAGTGCATGAGCCATTCCTTAAAATACTAGAAAAAGAACACTAAAGACCTAAGAACTAGAGCAAAAGAGAGTAGAACAATTTTTCCTGGCACTTACCGATCTGATCTTCAGGAATTAGGCTCTCAATTGGCGGCTCCATTTCGGAGCTCTGTATCAGGTAGCTCTTCATTTGAGTAATAAACTGGCGGAgagtctgcagcagctcaaGTCCAGAGGCGTAGCCCTGCCAGGCTTGGGTGCCCGCACCCTCGCCCATGTAGCTCAGGTAGTCCTGCACCAGACAGCCAAAGTATGATCCTTTGTCCCTGGACAGCTCCACAACCCTGCGGATCGCCCTCTTCTCAGGCGTCAGCAGTGAGTGGAAAACTCCGCTCATCTTGCGCAGTTGCCCTCGCAGGGCCTTTTGGAGGACCAAAGCACTGGCACTGGGGCGACGATTTGTGCGATGTCCGGGAGGCACCATAGTCAGGTCCTGGTCTTGATCACTCTCAAGGCTGACGCCATAGTCttgctcctcttcatcctcgtcgtcatcatcgtcatcatcttcctcCATGCTGCCATAAGGCATGTGGGatggggggagggagagggggaggtgtGTGTTAAAGTCAGCCTCAGTGGGGGGGCTAGGGTcatgcagaggaggaaggaagaacgCTGAGGACTGAGAGAAATCCAAAGAATCTGATGAATCAGTGGAGAGGCTCATGTCGCTCAGCCGCTGGCTACCTCCACTACATTCCTcacctgcttcttcttctcctcgttGCTTCTCTGCCTGCTTGCTGGTTGTCATCATTGAATGTTCTGGAGGACTGCTGGACACCTGAACAGTGGTTTTGGTAGCATTACACTGAGACAGTTTGGCCCGCATGAGAGCCTTCTCAATAGTCTGCTCCTCCAGTGCCAAGTGGCACTGAGCATCCTCCTGGCTGGATGATGGTGACAACTTGCCCCGacgtggagaggaggagagagaagttaGAGAAAGGGGCAGGGAGGGCCGGGAGATGGATATAGGGGAGCTGATGTTGAATCTCTTgggaggggaggatgagggGCTGATGCTTAGTGAGGAGCCCAGACGAGACAGGAGGCtgctgcccctctctctctcctcaaccTTCTCCTTGGGGATGTTGATCCAGGAGATCTTCTCTGGCATGCTGCGCTGTCTGACAGGGGGGGCTGAGCGCCGTGGCACAGAGCGTGGTAGAGGTGGACGAGGGGGTGGGGACCGAGACACAGTTAGCTTCTGACTGCAGTTGGCTTGACTGTTATCTCCTTGTagctgtgtgtttctgatgaGGCTGTGCAGTTCGCTTTGACCAGACTGGCTTCTGTCACTGTGATTTGAGCTGCAGACCTGAGGACTGCTGCCACAACAGGGCTGAGTATCCTGGCTGGTTTCTTCGTTGTTGCTAATAGGTTCCTCCCTCCGCACCTGCTTTGCTGTGCCAGAGGCGGTGGCACTTGAATCGCCGTCTGGTTGGTGGACCTTTATGAAGAGGGGGTTGATGAAACACAGCGCTCCGTTGGATTGGCAACACTCAAGCTCAGATGGGGTGCGAGTTTGAAGCTGTGGGCGCCCTGGGGGCGCTGCCAAGAAGACTGGTCCCTGAGTAGTAGAAGGTGGTCTGTTGGGAGTTCCTTCCCCTGACAACAAGACCTTCCTCCTACGGCACAACTGAGCGGCCCAGAAGCCTGGATGAGATAATGAGAAAAATACTGTTGatgacaaacaacacacaagtgtcaaatttaatatatttggtTCTTGTCTGATCACCAGGTGGAAACAGTGCCATGATCCGAATAATATAGTAGCATGTGAATTGAGGCTATCATTATCTTTTAACAAACCTGGACCAAAGATTTGGTAGATGCCTCTCACAAGCTCTCTGACCAAATAATATACTGAACACAAATTCCAGTTATTTTTAGTAGGTCATTCAATAATTGTAAAAGCAATACTTTTGTATCACTGAGAAACACCACCAAGAGAAGGCATGAACAGTACATTCAGTTAATTTGGTTTGGTAAGCACcacaaatcaaataattatATTGTAATTACTCAACTAAACTTTAATTACAATCTTAGTATTCTGACCAGATAAAGTGAGTAGTTTTTGACTGTTGGCAAAAATATGTTAATGAGATTAGTCCAGCTCATAAAATCACTGAAATATGTCACAAttatgctatatatatatatatatatatatatacatacttcTGGTTAAAGGATgactgctctaccccctgagccactgccgtgtgtgtacacacatagatagtaatagtagtagtatacCCCTTTAGCTAATACATTTTCttgcaaaatatttaaatttaaaatattccatTACAGCCCTACTATGTCATTTATTGGTCTCATGCTGTTCTCTTGGAAGCTGACAATTTTACTCAAAGCAAATCCTGCAAATcaacagtgagcagcagcaaaaaacaagcacaatctaaaactgaaaaatgcttAACAATGACCACTTTCAATTGACCTCTCATCCACTAACAATGATGCAAAGCAAATCCTGCAAATGTTATCTCTCTCAAAAGAACTAGAAATACTATTGCAGACCGGGAGGCTCAAACTCTTCCAAACAAACACGTAAGAGGAAAATAGAACCAAACAACTTTAACACAACCATTTGTTGACCCTTCAGAGTCCAGGCTGTACTagacaaagcaaaacaagaaacacacacacacacacacaagtggaaACAATACCACATGAGGAATACCAGTGCCAGACACAGCTCTTCACATAACTACAGCGCAGAAGAGAGGATAACAATACTTACTGTGATCCCAAAGCTGCCTTACACACAGACGAGCTGTTGATCTCACACTCATTCAAACTTTGTACAAATGTGATGGTGCTGCAGAGGACACACTGCTGCATCTACACAAGCTGAAACTCGACTGGCTTCTCTAGCTCACCCACACTAAATCTGTGTTGTGACTCACTCATGTTGATGTGTGTGGGCGGGATATTAGCACAGTGCTCccgcctctctccctcccattcAGCTCAAGCTGCATGGTCAGTTGTTCTCTCGCTCAACGGCACAGGGACAAACACTTTTCCTGTTTCCCTGATGTCTCTTGTTAACCCTCTCATCTATTTTGTCTTCTACTTTTCCCTTTGTTACATATTCTGACTGTATTACTTACTAAGTTGACAATACAATGTTTTCAGATAGAGTTCTGATAATTTATAATAGATAATTTCTTGTAACTTCTAATTTTGCAGAATTCATATAAGCATGTTCACACAAGTATGTGCAAAGCAAAGCACAAGTCAACACACGCACTGCTCCAgtcaacacacgcacacgtttgtacagctgtctGAGTGAGGccactcattggcataatgcattccctagccccttacccaaACCATCCacactaaatgcctaaccctaaccctcaacctaaatctaattctaaccctaaaaccaagtcttaacccccaaacagtccattaaaaggggggtcacaaagtgaggaccgtccaaaatgtcctcacttgttggttgtagactcaaactggtcctcacaaagatagctgtacactcactcactcacacactcacacacacacaccctgaggaataaagtttgattgatgtATGACCTGGCAATGGCAAGTGCAGCACACTGTTCTAACTAACTGGTTCTTCCAGAGAAATACCCAAAGTGGTTGTCATCATGTCTTAGTAAAGAGAGGCATAGAACAAAGAATATCATTACTGTTgttataaataacattattaaatctataaatatcTGTATTATTATCACTGTCTGACACAGCTTTAATTTAATGGATGTAACTGAAAAATTAAGCACGGAATTTTACGACACCAACAACAAATGTGTTCAATTTAAATCAGTCATATTTTGCTAATACCTGATTCATTTAAGGTCTTTGTCCATGCAGCCCTGAAATAATGGACTGTCAAGCTTCTCATACTTCAATTTAACAAATGTATAACGAACAGAAAGGCCATGTTCAGACCTGGCATTAACATTCATCCTGAGAGGTCTGATCAAAAGTGGACAGCGTTAAGTACGTAAATTCTCAttctgaatgtgtctcctgtgaccacttccCCGCTATATATGTCAATAAACACATGATTTCTGTTCATAAAGACCAAAGAGAATAAAGATCTAAGAATGCTGTTTTAGCAAAACTGTCATCACAGGTGGAGAGCAACAATACAGGTAGTAAgataagccgttttcagaaatgacctgcaggtaaaatccggagaattggtttccggagtttacccagagtctgtctttcacacatgcacagcgggaggttctttGCACAGATgggttcacaacagcaacaaatcctctgcattattcaggcgagagctggagcagccgggtgcagcaggcagaggcaggaataATGTAGTAACTCCACTGTGGggatcacgtgatcatgtttacagcaccctgaAACCattgtcggctcttatcaccacaaactctcttgacatctttgtcgatGTCTTAAGACACCACTTTTCaaattttttcaatttttttcttctgctgggcCTTAGAAGTGTCAccaacccccccactcgctcgcggtgaatccagtGGATAtcacctgctgtgttcacacatcaaatTCTGAATTCGTgaatttctacggactttatactaggggacCAGGTGGAGAGAGTCTGCAGAAACTGCGgagcctctcacttggacatttgcattcacacatgcacctcctccagagaaaatacggagtatctgcagagttcagtgcatgtctgaaagcagctatactgAGACAACGTCAGAGTCAACAGTACTCTTCTCAGCTTTcctagccacacacacacacacacacacacacacacacacacacacacacacacacacacacacacacacacacacacacacacacacacacacacacacacacacacacacacacagttattcaTATGTACATCAGAACCGCCTTTTAGATCAATTCTTCACTGCTGCTCAATTAccttcacagacacaaaacctACGGGGCCGATTTACGAGTGAACAAGAGACACTGAGGAATACAAAAGAGagaatgcatgtgtgttcaAGACCACATCAAAAGGGAATATCCACAAATCATTGTGTGTCACTTTGAACTCATTATGACGGTGAAAGACACTGGAAGCCAGGCATAGATCTGAGTCACAGAAGCAGGGCCTGAATGGACACAAATCGGTGTGAACACCCACACTATTTCAGCTGACTATTTTTACATCAGctaaattaagtaaaaaaagatACACTATGACTTAGAGAAAGCAGGTATACAGCAAAATCAAGGCTGTAAGTGGCAGTTTGAGGGTTCAACTCTTTTTGTGCCAACAAAATGAAGGACCTTGGTTGTCCAAAATGAATAAGAGCAATGAAGAAGTTTTAGGATtgaaaaaatgagaaaaattgctttaaattaattttgtttaaaGAATTTTTGAGACCAATCATAGTCCATGTTGTAACATTTCATCTTGTCCACTGTACAGTAAATGTACTGAGGAGAAGAATTTACTTTGCTGGGTTTTATGAATCATTTTCTCAAACCAAATTAACAAAAGTCAATACTTTAACTGGAGTTAATAGAAGGCTTATGAAAATAGATTCTAGCCATCTCTCTGAGATTTATAATGATTGGATGAATTGCTAAGAGTTATGGGCACTTTCCTGCTAAGCCCCACCCATGGCGACATTTTGATTCaaagattgattgatttaaaattatagaaaaaaatgtgtccGCCAAGCCTGTATACAAAATTTGCCATCTGGCTGATTGAGCTCATGATTCTTGGGTGGAATTTGCACATCCTCTCCAGTTATTGGGCCAAGTTTCATGTTTCTAGCTCACTTCAGCAAATGGCAAATTGAGCTGGGgcaaaagacaaataataacaattaacTGATACAAGCAAAGAAGGGTTCTACTACTTCAGTGACTAATTATGTCTGCtcttttaagaaataaaaacttaCTGATAACATGTGGCGATAATCTTTGTCTTCTGTACACTAAAAGTGACTGAACACTTTTAAGAACTTCGAATAAAATGGTCATGTTCTGTGTTCATGGCTGTAAAAAGGCCAAGGGCTTTAACAGTCTGGGTGGagcagaaactccagaggtGTCTTGCTAACGCCTAAGTCAATACCCAGCAACACATCACATATCTGGGCCTGGATAAGGCTTTTGTCCCTCAGGGTGAGACACTGAGCCTTGGCATGCTAGTTAATGCTTTGAGCAGGGTTGACTTGGAGCTTACGAGTGTCATGCCAGAGGAAAAATATCCCACAGTTTTTACACACAACAGATGTGGAATGACAGAAAACAGTGCAGAATCTGCATAGGGATGAGCCAATTACACAAATCAGTTTGGCTGCAAAAAGTGATGTTGTCTGTAAATGCAATAAGGAAGGATTTATGATAAACTCACAACATTATACAGTGATACTATGCATCTGCACACATAAGTTCCTACAGTATACTATCATAGGTTTTATCAGATTACATAGTAATCCTCTCCCTGACCTATGATCATGATTTATGATGTACATTGACATACCTGCTGGTAACATTACACATACTATGTTTTGTTGCGATTCATTTCCACatgtaaactgtaaaatcacgactgtttgctgtcctggctcctaaatggtggaatgagctccccattgacatccggacaacagaaagtttacacatcttccgccgcaaactaaaaacacacctcttccgactataccttgaataacatttttaaactaacaatttagtagcacttaaatggcactttgtcgtttttgcttttttgaagaaattgtactttctctattcttgttgttctgggtttgtaccctcatggttgaatgcacttattgtaagtcgctttggataaaagcgtcagctaaatgaaatgtaaaaaaaaacgacttTCAGTCTATCGTCACTTAACAGACTTCCTCCATGTATGATTGCCCcacaaagataaaatatattaaaccaCAAACCTGATCCAAGTTTAGCAACCTCCTCAAGATCTGCAGATGTTCTGGCTGAAGCGATAGCCTCTGGAAGCTTCAGAGTGAAGGGCAACACATCCctaggaaaagagaaaaagataaGAGTGAAAGTTAGAAAAACTGGTAAAGGAAAAAGTGGATGAAAATTGGTGGGACTCAAAACCTATTCCTagaagtgtgtgagtgagtcactGAGTTGTAAAAGAGGAGTGAGACTTGGTTATTGGCCGGAGGGtgaaatgttcctgctgctccCCTACCTCTGAGTATTTAACAAGACCTTTCAGAGGTTTTACATCGTAGTTTACAAAGGTTGTAAATTCCCCCATGGACACTTGAGTGATCAAAACTAAAACTTATACCTAAAGATTTCTGAAGGATTATAGTCTCATCTCTCTGTGAAAACTGGAcactttaaattattaaatgattGAGTAATAAACTGCTTTCGCACATACATTGAACTCCAGAGAACatccagacattctccagagggcTGTattgtgagaacacaaatgtcttaGTGAGAGcgcctctggactttctgcagtTTCCCTGGCCTGCTCTCTAGTaaaaactcagcagaaagtcACTCTCACTCTTACATTGTCTGAAGACGGCgatgtgaaaatacagcaggagatcctccgtGATTCACAATGACAGATTGGGTGtgttaatgacatttctaacatcgtgatctctgcagcgggAATAACtatgttatgtcctgcctctgcaTGGTGCACCACTCCCCTTCTTAACACCAAGGAgatatctgtgttgttgtgaacttaACAGAGAATCTCCTGATGAGTTGTTCATGTGTAAACTCTGtagaaagtccggacccattTCTGCAGACATTCTCCAAAGAATTGATgtagcagttttcttttcagttcCAGAGCATGGTGACGTTATTTATTGACGGGCAGCAAGCTCCACCCTCAAACCTCAAAACTTAGATTTATTTCTGGAGATAGTTATGGGACACACCATTGCCAATTCTACAACAAAATTGGCCTCCCTGCTCCTTTAGTGAAGGGGGATcagcatttatttatctttacgTACAAAGCTAATTTAGAAAAGCTCTCCATCTACCTCTCTGACTTGATGTCCTGGAATGTTGTCATTTTACCCAATCACAAACATGGCTTACCCTGCAGGTGCCAAAGATCCGTACAGAGCAAAAATTGCTTTTTCTTACTGTATTCCACACACTTCATAGACTTCAACAGAACTTCAAGCTGACTTCATTAATACAATTGGGGCATTATCTAGATGTGAGGTTAATAATAAATAGTGTGTTAAAGTACATCTGACAGGTAACATGTTACTGTCATCTGGTACTGGTGACACTGCATTAAAGGAATCTTTACTACCTCAATTCAGTCATTAAACTGTATCAAGATCACCCCACACTGTTGAGAAAAGCTAATACAAAACTCACCAAAACACGTGACAACTTGTTATGCACTTGTTGTGCACAAGTCATGTAATTCTATTTGAAGTGTCTGACTATCAATTAATGCATCTCTGCTTCCGTGTTTGGATCAAGGTTtgtggaatgtttttttctttttatgacaCGTCTTTGTTTTTGCAGGTTTGCTGTGTTGAAAGTTTTATGATACAACGTACAATAGTGTTTGAATATAATCATGGCTAGTTTTATCTTGTATCTTTTTATCATATACATAAATGTACTTAATTGCACCTTGTTGTGTATTGCACTTAGTATCCCATTTTTGTGTAAATacaaaagaaacagtatgtggtACAAATCTGTCACAAACAAAAGCAGGCCCCCGTCATATCCCAGGAACAATTagaaatgtttaacttttttgtgttgttgtttggtcCTAAAGAGAACAAAACCCCCTCACCTCTTTCAATCTTTTCAGTTTGTATGCCTCAGATGCTGATAGATAACCGGATTATGGTTGTATACTAAACAGTGTTAAATACACAGGTTAAACATGGATCACATGAGTGgtttgcatttctttgtgtaATCCTGAGTAAGTGTGAATGATGAAGTCACCTGCTGATGCAGCAGAAAGCCACAAGACGGAAAAGGTCTGCAAAGCTCAGGCCTGATCCCTccagagagaaagctgcaggaacaaagaaacaaccaaaaattatgataaaataattaatcaCAAGTGACTATTCACAATGAATTCATCCCTGTTAACATTTAACTTAATCTGATTAACCTTACACCCCTCTAAAATAGGATAAACTCTGTTAGCCTTTATGCAAATAATTACGGACTGTAGACCAGGTCTGAGGAACCTGTGGCGTCCAGGCTATATTCAGACCATTCATAGATCCCAAAAAAACGTAACGTAATCTTCTCATAATTGCAATTACTTTTTCCTcggataattttttttttacataaaactgTCCACTAACATGTCCTTCAGGTTGGTTCCCACTTGATGGGATGCCTGTCAGATCCCGGTCaggatgaataaaaatgtagttGTTACTTGTCATCgctaaaacaaacaacaaattggCGAATGTCAAGAAAAAAAGTTGATGCACTTTCCAAAAGAAATGgacaaaaagtaaaagacaTCCCAGTGTGTCTAGTGTAAAGGGATGCAGTTGCAGTGATGAAAAGTCACATCTCAGCACCGGTACAACTGGAAAGAAGCCTCTAAACTGGATAAGTTACAAAGACAAAGCTCTTATGTAAAGTTAATGCTGTGGCGCTGCAATAAAATTGttcaaacacagaacacagctttttgtttctggcctgcaatgaaacaacagacaaaacaaacaccacacaatTAGCCATTGTTGTACATGGTATCGCTGCTGAGTTTGAGCTATGGCAAGTGCAACTGGAAAGGGTTAACACCGAGCAAGCTCCTgcactgcaaaaacaaaagcctGCAGTGACATCCGAACACACTGGTGGGATTGTAAAACTCCTTCAGGCATTTGGGGAGAGGAAAAGTAAAACTGTTTAATGCTCAACTTCTATAAAGTGTATATACATCCTAaggtttttctcattttgagGAGACATACACAGAAGTGTGTATCTGTTCGGCACAACCCACTGCTGTGAGTAGTTCTTTTATTAACTGTCTCTGCTCCACTCAAGACTGACAGCTCCAAACTTAAATGTCACTTACTATTCAATATACACCCATTATCAGCAGTAGCTGCAGTGGGTGGTCCTTCACACGCAGCATATATCTTCACTACGCAAGCATTAGGAAATTCCAGTCTGGTGCTGACGCAGTCAAATGTGAGAACGCAGGTACAACAGAGGACAGTACACATTAGTGATGTTTGGTTTAGGCTTGTGGAAATACCCAGTTTTTCAAGAGACTGAAAATAGAACagagcaaagaagaaaagaacaacaaacGGGCTTAAAAGTGATAAAAGCTTTAGTGTATTGAAATCTCAGACGCACTGGATAAGATTTCCATGTGACTCTGCTTCAAAAACACTACAGTACAGACAAGTACAAAAAGTATATTTTGGTATGGAGCCTGTCTAAGAAgcatttacatacatatatacatatataggcCAGggtgtgcttttattttgttgagcTGCACCAAACCATCAagacatacactaccgttcaaaggtttggggtcacccagacaattttgtgttttccatgaaaactcacacttttatttatcaaatgagttgcaaaatgaatagaaaatatagtcaagacattgacaaggttagaaataatgatttttatttgaaatattaattttgttcttcaaactttgctttcgtcaaagaatgctccatttgcagcaattacagcattgcagaccttcTAGctgttgagatctggtgactgcgctggccactccattacagacagcataccagctgcctgcttcttccctaaatagttcttgcataatttggaggtgtgctttgggtcattgtcctgttgtaggaggaaattggctccaatcaagcgctgtccacagggtatggcatggcgttgcaaaatggagtgatagccttccttatttaaaatcccttttaccttgtacaaatctcccactttaccagcaccaaagcagccccagcccatcacattacctccaccatgcttgacagatggcgtcaggcactcttccagcatcttttcatctcctctcgtctcacaaatgttcttctgtgtgatccaaacacctcaaactttgattcgtctgtccataacactttttccaatcttcctctgtccaatgtctgtgttcttttgcccatatcaatcttttcttttattggccagtctcagatatggcttttctttgccactctgcctagaaggccagcatcccgagtcgcctcttcactgtagacgttgacactggcgtcttgcgggtaccatttaaagaagctgccagttgaggacctgtgaggcgtctatttctcaaactagagactctaatatacttgtcttcttgctgagttgtgcaccggggcctcccacttctctttctactctggttagagcccgtttgtgctgttctctgaaagGGAGcagtacacaccgttgtaggaaattttcagtttcttctcaatttctcgcatggaatagccttcatttctaagaacaagaatagactggcgagtttcacatgaaagttctctttttctggccattttgagagtataatcgaacccacaaatgtgatgctccagatactcaactagctcaaaggaaggccagttttatagcttctctcaccagcaacacagttttcagctgtgctaacataattgcacaagggttttctaatcatccattagtcttctaaggcgattagcaaacacaatgtaccattagaacactggagtgatagttgctggaaatgggcctctatacacctatgtagatatttcattaaaaaccagacgtttccacctagaatagtcatttaccacattaa includes the following:
- the LOC118118954 gene encoding ras and Rab interactor 2 isoform X1, with product MPSSNVSQPCKQEKGSFFKLIDSFAWEIGTLKKEMGKKPEPAEGDHKTDTLLGLGEEVGGLFLQASPCAGIGPGLARVRDSGYDSLHLRLSVLDRLVHTHAVWLQLCLSHQDATIMLQNQPTGMFVVRKSASLQRKVISLRMDKDSAVPVKDFPVKESQYTFSLEGSGLSFADLFRLVAFCCISRDVLPFTLKLPEAIASARTSADLEEVAKLGSGFWAAQLCRRRKVLLSGEGTPNRPPSTTQGPVFLAAPPGRPQLQTRTPSELECCQSNGALCFINPLFIKVHQPDGDSSATASGTAKQVRREEPISNNEETSQDTQPCCGSSPQVCSSNHSDRSQSGQSELHSLIRNTQLQGDNSQANCSQKLTVSRSPPPRPPLPRSVPRRSAPPVRQRSMPEKISWINIPKEKVEERERGSSLLSRLGSSLSISPSSSPPKRFNISSPISISRPSLPLSLTSLSSSPRRGKLSPSSSQEDAQCHLALEEQTIEKALMRAKLSQCNATKTTVQVSSSPPEHSMMTTSKQAEKQRGEEEAGEECSGGSQRLSDMSLSTDSSDSLDFSQSSAFFLPPLHDPSPPTEADFNTHLPLSLPPSHMPYGSMEEDDDDDDDEDEEEQDYGVSLESDQDQDLTMVPPGHRTNRRPSASALVLQKALRGQLRKMSGVFHSLLTPEKRAIRRVVELSRDKGSYFGCLVQDYLSYMGEGAGTQAWQGYASGLELLQTLRQFITQMKSYLIQSSEMEPPIESLIPEDQIDRVLEKAMHKCVLKPLKPVVSAALQEFQVSSGAWQELQENLSLAKARQPQDVGVADMLPPDHVAIEKIKHKFHTMCKLYSPEKKVTLLLRVCKLIYTIMEDNSGRLYGADDFLPMLTYVLAQCDMPHLDNEILYMMELLDPSQLHGEGGYYLTSAYGAMSLIRNFQEEQAARVLSSETRDTLHQWHRRRTTQRSAPSIDDFQNYLRVALQELDSGCTAKTLQVRPYATVEEVCQLCGQKFKVSDPQNYGLFLLMEGSSQQLAPDTYPQKIKAELHSRPQAAPFHFVFRRVANSSTLSTAPFDAIPNLNELSMDLSDSSPQPQRSLRLCPAPILSLTGGQLEV
- the LOC118118954 gene encoding ras and Rab interactor 2 isoform X2, with protein sequence MSVRSTARLCVRQLWDHSFWAAQLCRRRKVLLSGEGTPNRPPSTTQGPVFLAAPPGRPQLQTRTPSELECCQSNGALCFINPLFIKVHQPDGDSSATASGTAKQVRREEPISNNEETSQDTQPCCGSSPQVCSSNHSDRSQSGQSELHSLIRNTQLQGDNSQANCSQKLTVSRSPPPRPPLPRSVPRRSAPPVRQRSMPEKISWINIPKEKVEERERGSSLLSRLGSSLSISPSSSPPKRFNISSPISISRPSLPLSLTSLSSSPRRGKLSPSSSQEDAQCHLALEEQTIEKALMRAKLSQCNATKTTVQVSSSPPEHSMMTTSKQAEKQRGEEEAGEECSGGSQRLSDMSLSTDSSDSLDFSQSSAFFLPPLHDPSPPTEADFNTHLPLSLPPSHMPYGSMEEDDDDDDDEDEEEQDYGVSLESDQDQDLTMVPPGHRTNRRPSASALVLQKALRGQLRKMSGVFHSLLTPEKRAIRRVVELSRDKGSYFGCLVQDYLSYMGEGAGTQAWQGYASGLELLQTLRQFITQMKSYLIQSSEMEPPIESLIPEDQIDRVLEKAMHKCVLKPLKPVVSAALQEFQVSSGAWQELQENLSLAKARQPQDVGVADMLPPDHVAIEKIKHKFHTMCKLYSPEKKVTLLLRVCKLIYTIMEDNSGRLYGADDFLPMLTYVLAQCDMPHLDNEILYMMELLDPSQLHGEGGYYLTSAYGAMSLIRNFQEEQAARVLSSETRDTLHQWHRRRTTQRSAPSIDDFQNYLRVALQELDSGCTAKTLQVRPYATVEEVCQLCGQKFKVSDPQNYGLFLLMEGSSQQLAPDTYPQKIKAELHSRPQAAPFHFVFRRVANSSTLSTAPFDAIPNLNELSMDLSDSSPQPQRSLRLCPAPILSLTGGQLEV